Proteins co-encoded in one Salvelinus sp. IW2-2015 linkage group LG17, ASM291031v2, whole genome shotgun sequence genomic window:
- the LOC111976823 gene encoding interphotoreceptor matrix proteoglycan 2-like: protein MQSIQLVPYLQSNLTNFQNLEILNFRNGSIVVNSRMKFGRPMPRGVNNAVYLILEDFANTAYQTMNLAIDKYSLDVESGDQANPCKFQACNEFAQCSVNRWSSEAECVCNAGYFSVEGLPCQSICELQTDFCMNDGKCDIIPGQGAICR from the exons ATGCAGAGTATTCAa ctggtcCCCTACCTCCAGTCCAACCTTACTAACTTCCAGAATCTGGAGATCCTGAACTTCCGGAATGGGAGTATCGTGGTCAACAGCCGGATGAAGTTTGGGAGGCCGATGCCCCGCGGCGTCAACAATGCAGTCTACTTGATCCTGGAAGACTTCGCTAACACAGCCTACCAAACTATGAACCTGGCCATTGACAAGTACTCACTGGATGTCGAGTCWG GTGACCAGGCGAACCCGTGTAAGTTCCAGGCGTGTAATGAGTTTGCCCAGTGTTCTGTGAACCGCTGGTCTAGcgaggcagagtgtgtgtgtaatgctggCTACTTCAGCGTTGAAGGTCTGCCCTGTCAGAGCATCTGTGAACTGCAGACAGACTTCTGTATGAACGACGGGAAGTGTGACATCATACCTGGACAGGGGGCCATCTGCAGGTAG